A stretch of the Papaver somniferum cultivar HN1 chromosome 6, ASM357369v1, whole genome shotgun sequence genome encodes the following:
- the LOC113287682 gene encoding splicing factor U2af large subunit B-like: MSDYNGGFDGNEESKGTNHGGSSPYDAFEDRDTHTKHNSRGLDHERPRTKERDRERERDRDRRHRDYKDRGVREERGREKVDDYDRHRTRDSDRHRDYDRHKDRRHKHRSRSRSRDRSRNRSRSRSPSRSKSKRASGFDMAPPSTAMLSGGTVPGQVPGVPQTTPGMLQNMFSFGASQFGALPMMPAQAMTQQATRHARRVYVGGLPPLANEQTIATFFSGVMSAIGGNSAGPGDAVVNVYINHEKKFAFVEMRTVEEASNAMALDGIMFEGVSVRVRRPTDYNPSLAAALGPSQPSPHLNLSAVGLTPGITGGVEGPDRIFVGGLPYYFTDAQIRELLESFGPLRGFDLVKDRDTGNSKGYGFCVYQDPAVTDVACAALNGLKMGDKTLTVRRATASGQAKDQENILQQAQQHIAIQKMVLQAGGNLPGIGMPAGMGETPTKVVCLTEVVSADELRDDEEYNDIVEDMREEGAKFGPLVSIIIPRPDANGDWSSGVGKVFLEYADISGSSKAKAALHGRKFGGNDVTAEYYPEDKYLNGDYGA, encoded by the exons ATGAGTGATTACAATGGTGGATTCGATGGCAATGAAGAGAGTAAAGGAACTAATCATGGAGGATCTTCACCTTATGATGCGTTTGAAGATCGCGACACTCACACCAAG CACAATTCTCGGGGTTTGGATCACGAAAGGCCGAGGACTAAAGAAAGGGATCGAGAGAGGGAAAGGGATCGCGATCGTCGCCATAGGGACTATAAGGATAGAGGCGTGAGGGAAGAAAGAGGAAGGGAGAAAGTTGATGACTATGACCGTCACCGAACCCGTGATTCCGACAG GCACCGTGATTATGACCGACATAAGGACAGGAGACACAAGCACAGATCACGCTCTCGTTCACGGGATAGATCTAGGAATCGATCTAGATCACGCTCTCCTTCTCGCTCAAAAAG CAAACGAGCAAGCGGTTTTGACATGGCACCGCCAAGTACTGCCATGTTATCTGGTGGTACAGTTCCAG GACAAGTTCCAGGTGTTCCTCAAACAACGCCAGGAATGCTCCAGAACATGTTCTCTTTTGGGGCCAGTCAG TTTGGAGCTCTTCCAATGATGCCAGCGCAAGCCATGACTCAGCAG GCAACAAGGCATGCCCGTCGAGTTTATGTTGGCGGCCTTCCACCATTGGCTAATGAGCAG ACAATTGCCACATTTTTCAGCGGCGTGATGTCTGCCATTGGAGGAAATTCTGCTGGTCCAG GTGATGCTGTGGTCAATGTGTACATAAATCATGAAAAAAAGTTCGCTTTTGTGGAGATGAGAACTGTTGAAGAAGCAAGTAATGCGATGGCATTGGACGGGATTATGTTTGAG GGGGTCTCTGTGAGGGTTCGGAGGCCTACAGACTACAACCCTTCACTGGCTGCAGCACTTGGACCTAGCCAGCCAAGTCCACATCTCAACTTATCTGCTGTTGGTCTCACACCTGG TATAACGGGTGGAGTAGAGGGACCAGATCGCATATTTGTTGGTGGATTGCCATACTATTTTACAGATGCACAGATACGAGAACTGCTCGAGTCTTTTGG ACCTTTGCGTGGATTTGACCTCGTTAAGGATAGGGATACAGGAAATTCAAAAGGTTACGGATTCTGTGTTTATCAG GATCCTGCTGTCACGGATGTTGCTTGTGCTGCACTTAATGGTCTGAAAATGGGGGACAAGACTCTAACTGTACGTCGCGCCACTGCCAG TGGGCAGGCGAAAGACCAGGAAAACATATTACAACAGGCACAACAGCACATAGCCATTCAG AAAATGGTTCTCCAGGCAGGTGGTAATTTGCCTGGAATTGGAATGCCAGCTGGAATGGGTGAAACTCCAACTAAAGTAGTCTGTTTGACCGAG GTGGTAAGTGCTGACGAGCTGAGAGATGATGAAGAGTACAATGATATAGTAGAGGATATGAGGGAAGAAGGCGCAAAATTCG GGCCCTTGGTGAGTATCATAATTCCTCGCCCTGATGCAAACGGAGATTGGTCATCAGGAGTCGGAAAG GTTTTCTTGGAGTACGCAGATATTTCTGGTTCTTCCAAGGCAAAGGCTGCTCTTCATGGTAGGAAATTCGGAGGGAATGATGTTACCGCTGAATATTACCCAGAAGACAAGTATCTTAATGGAGATTATGGGGCGTGA